In one Agelaius phoeniceus isolate bAgePho1 chromosome 21, bAgePho1.hap1, whole genome shotgun sequence genomic region, the following are encoded:
- the NPDC1 gene encoding neural proliferation differentiation and control protein 1 isoform X1: MVAARGAAARRGALLLLLTALGSFRLRLARAAASCPRSLDCALQRREFCPPGSGACGPCLPPFQEDDHGRCVQRQLSPSGRTSVPSLEAEIDFLADVLARQEAPRHHPLQDGRPRTTLVPNSGRQRVASWLRDGHLQQGPASTVAATTLPTTATVQKYPVEASPIPENDNMVLGLIVVCTVAGISALIVAAICWYRLQKEVRLAQKADYSAQRVASPLPYDKISPGDKTLAQSAQMYHYQHQKQQMLSLEKHKEEPKLPDSASSDEENEDGDFTVYECPGLAPTGEMEVRNPLFDDSSLHPSSPKSQQ; encoded by the exons cagcatCGTGTCCCCGGAGCCTGGACTGTGCCCTGCAGCGCCGGGAGTTCTGCCCGCCAGGCTCAGGTGCCTGTgggccctgcctgcccccaTTCCAGGAGGACGACCACGGGCGCTGTGTCCAGAGGCAGCTCTCACCCAGTG GACGGACCTCTGTTCCCAGCTTGGAGGCAGAAATTGATTTTCTTGCGGATGTGCTGGCCCGGCAGGAGGCTCCTCGCCACCACCCACTACAGGATGGCAGACCCAGGA CCACCCTGGTGCCCAACAGTGGCAGACAGCGTGTGGCCAGTTGGCTGAGAGATGGGCATCTGCAGCAGGGTCCCGCCAGCACCGTGGCAGCCACCACCCTCCCTACCACTGCCACTGTCCAGAAGTACCCGGTGGAGGCATCCCCCATCCCTGAAAATGACAACATGGTGCTCG GGCTGATCGTGGTGTGCACGGTGGCCGGGATCTCCGCGCTGATCGTGGCAGCCATCTGCTGGTACAG GCTGCAGAAGGAGGTcaggctggcacagaaagcagaCTATTCAGCCCAGCGAGTAGCCAGCCCCCTGCCCTATGACAAGATCTCG CCTGGGGACAAGACGCTGGCTCAGAGTGCCCAAATGTACCACTACCAGCACCAAAAGCAGCAGATGCTCTCCCTGGAGAA GCATAAAGAGGAGCCCAAGCTGCCAGACTCAGCGTCATCTGATGAGGAGAATGAGGATGGAGACTTCACCGTGTAtgagtgccctgggctggctccg ACCGGAGAAATGGAAGTGAGAAACCCGCTGTTTGACGACTCCTCCCTACACCCCTCCAGCCCCAAGTCGCAGCAGTAA